The following are from one region of the Colius striatus isolate bColStr4 chromosome Z, bColStr4.1.hap1, whole genome shotgun sequence genome:
- the GADD45G gene encoding growth arrest and DNA damage-inducible protein GADD45 gamma — MTLEEIHGQEPVPAVHDWMQGAGKALHELLVSAQRRGCLTAGVYESAKLMNVDPDNVAFCVLAADEEDEGDIALQIHFTLIQAFCCENDIDIVRVNDVAKLAAIVGPSEESGEPRDLHCILITNPNEDGWKDPALEKLNSFCEESRNVNDWVPTITLPE, encoded by the exons ATGACTCTGGAGGAGATCCACGGACAGGAGCCTGTGCCTGCAGTACACGACTG GATGCAGGGCGCCGGGAAGGCCCTCCACGAGCTGCTGGTGTCGGCCCAGCGCCGCGGCTGCCTCACCGCCGGCGTCTACGAGTCGGCCAAGCTGATGAATGT GGATCCCGACAACGTTGCTTTCTGCGTGCTGGCCGCAGatgaggaagatgagggggacATTGCCCTGCAGATCCACTTCACTCTGATCCAGGCCTTCTGCTGCGAGAATGACATTGACATTGTGCGTGTGAACGACGTGGCCAAGCTGGCTGCCATCGTGGGGCCCAGCGAGGAGTCTGGGGAGCCGCGGGACCTCCACTGCATCCTCATCACG AACCCAAATGAAGATGGCTGGAAAGACCCAGCTCTAGAAAAGCTGAACTCTTTTTGTGAAGAGAGCCGAAATGTTAATGACTGGGTGCCGACAATCACCTTGCCTGAGTGA